CGGTCGTCGATGGACTTCGTGCAGAACACGACGTCGACACCGGCGTCCTTGAGAGCCTTCGCGTAGCCACGGAGTTCGCGGTCTTCGGCGTCGATAGCCGCGGTGAGCTGGTCGACGGAGGTGATGTTGTACTCGGTGTCGACTTCGCTCTTGCGGACGTCGAGTTTGACGTCGAGGACGGCGACAGTCGCGTCTTCGACGGACCGGACCATGTTCTCGCTGACGGGTTCTTTGTCGAGGACGACGCCCTCGACGAGTTCCGTCGCGGACGAGGAGGCACCCGTGCGAGTGAGCACCCGAACGTCGTCGCGGTGGAACTTGCCTTCGGCGTCTTCGTGGACCATACGAACGCCTTTGACTACGTGTTTCGCGAGGACGTCGGCGGTGACGTCACCGGTTCCCTTGCCCGTCATCGAAGACTCGGCGACCTTCTGGAGGAGGTCGTCGTCGAGGTCGACGTCGAGGACCATGTCGTCGACCGCTTCCTGCGCGATGCGGGCGGCCTCTGTGTAGCCTTCGACGATGACGGTCGGGTGGAGGTCTGAGTCGAGGAGGTCCTCGGCGTGGGCGAGGAGTTCGCCCGTGAGAACGGCGGCGGTGGTCGTGCCGTCACCGACTTCCTCTTCTTGGGTCTGCGACACTTCGACGATCATCTGCGCGGCGGGGTGTTCGATGTCCATCTTTTCGAGGATGGTCGCCCCGTCGTTCGTGATGACGACGTCGCCGGAGGAGTCGACGAGCATCTTGTCCATGCCGCGGGGGCCGAGCGTGGTTCGTACGGCCTCGGCGACGGCCTTACCGGCGCGGATGTTCGAGTCCTGTGCGGAGCGGCCGTGTGTTCGGCTGGAGCCCTCTGCGAGAATGTATAATGGTTGCTGCATTCGTGAAGCCATGTTGAAACCTCAACCGCTATCAATGATTGCAATTCTATAAATATGTTTCGGCGGGAAGTGCGCTAGGAAATCGCACGACACAGT
The genomic region above belongs to Haloferax marinisediminis and contains:
- the thsA gene encoding thermosome subunit alpha; this translates as MQQPLYILAEGSSRTHGRSAQDSNIRAGKAVAEAVRTTLGPRGMDKMLVDSSGDVVITNDGATILEKMDIEHPAAQMIVEVSQTQEEEVGDGTTTAAVLTGELLAHAEDLLDSDLHPTVIVEGYTEAARIAQEAVDDMVLDVDLDDDLLQKVAESSMTGKGTGDVTADVLAKHVVKGVRMVHEDAEGKFHRDDVRVLTRTGASSSATELVEGVVLDKEPVSENMVRSVEDATVAVLDVKLDVRKSEVDTEYNITSVDQLTAAIDAEDRELRGYAKALKDAGVDVVFCTKSIDDRVAGFLADAGILAFKSVKNSDARALARATGAKRLGSLSDIEESDLGHVDSVSIRKFGDDELTFVEGGAAAKSVTLFLRGGTEHVVDELERAINDSVDVVVAAIDKGGVVPGAGATEIAIADRIRSEAAGIEGRKQLAVEAYADAVEALPRTLAENTGMDPIDALVDLRARYENEGIAGIISTGRAGEIGDPVEHGVIDPVAVKREAIESATEAATMIVRIDDVIAAK